The following proteins come from a genomic window of Trinickia caryophylli:
- a CDS encoding LemA family protein, which translates to MRTLIVWLLAALTASLAGCGYNAIQTQDEAVKANWSEVLNQYQRRADLVPNLVNTVKGYANQERDVLIGVTQARAQVGSIRPTPEMLDDPQAFARYEAAQGQLTASLSRLLVVSENYPQLKSDANFRDLQAQLEGTENRIAVARNRYIRAVQAYNTTVRSFPNNLTAMAFGFKEKPNFSVANEAEITKPPAVDFGSGMNAGKGSGRPAMPAPASGGGN; encoded by the coding sequence ATGCGCACACTCATTGTCTGGCTGCTTGCCGCGCTTACAGCAAGCCTTGCGGGTTGCGGCTACAACGCGATCCAGACGCAGGACGAAGCGGTAAAAGCCAACTGGTCCGAGGTGCTGAACCAATACCAGCGTCGTGCGGATCTCGTACCGAATCTGGTCAATACGGTGAAAGGCTACGCCAATCAGGAAAGAGACGTACTGATCGGGGTCACTCAGGCGCGCGCGCAGGTCGGATCGATCCGCCCCACGCCGGAAATGCTCGACGATCCGCAGGCATTCGCCCGATATGAGGCCGCACAGGGGCAACTGACGGCGTCGCTCTCGCGCCTGCTCGTCGTCTCCGAGAATTACCCGCAGCTGAAGTCCGATGCGAATTTCCGCGATCTGCAGGCTCAACTCGAAGGCACCGAGAACCGCATTGCCGTCGCACGCAATCGTTATATCCGCGCGGTGCAGGCTTACAACACGACGGTACGTTCCTTCCCGAACAATCTCACCGCCATGGCGTTCGGCTTCAAGGAAAAACCGAACTTCTCGGTCGCGAACGAGGCCGAGATTACGAAACCACCGGCGGTCGACTTCGGCTCGGGTATGAACGCGGGCAAGGGCAGTGGCCGTCCGGCCATGCCCGCCCCCGCGAGCGGGGGCGGCAATTGA